In Gymnogyps californianus isolate 813 chromosome 1, ASM1813914v2, whole genome shotgun sequence, the following are encoded in one genomic region:
- the UCN3 gene encoding urocortin-3 codes for MPHTRLLLLLALLCAAETGQALRLYNAASIFSCLNTALTEAWKSRPEENTILDKRGFDSPLPVEVSEEEEGEDVVDEEMGKRTFPGEGHYKYVSQAQVKGKTYQNRAKSDRRTKVTLSLDVPTNIMNILFNIAKAKNLRAKAAANAHLMAQIGRRK; via the coding sequence ATGCCCCACAccaggctgctgctcctcctcgcCCTCCTCTGTGCTGCCGAGACCGGCCAGGCTCTCCGCCTCTACAACGCCGCCTCCATCTTCAGCTGCCTCAACACGGCCCTCACCGAAGCCTGGAAGAGCCGCCCGGAGGAAAACACCATCTTGGACAAGCGTGGCTTCGACTCCCCATTGCCAGTGGAAGtgtctgaggaggaggagggggaggacgTGGTGGATgaagagatggggaaaaggaCGTTCCCGGGGGAAGGCCATTACAAATACGTCTCCCAAGCACAGGTGAAGGGCAAGACATACCAAAACCGGGCCAAAAGCGACCGCCGCACCAAGGTCACCCTCTCCCTCGACGTCCCCACCAACATCATGAACATCCTCTTCAACATCGCCAAAGCCAAGAACTTGCGGGCAAAGGCCGCCGCCAATGCGCACCTCATGGCCCAAATCGGGCGGCGGAAGTGA
- the LOC127017065 gene encoding tubulin alpha-3 chain-like isoform X2 has translation MRECISVHIGQAGVQMGNSCWELYCLEHGIEPDGIVSSGQADSSFGTFFSETGSGKHVPRAIFVDLEPTVIDEIRTGTYRTLFHPEQLISGKEDAANNYARGHYTIGKEIIDSVVDRARKMTDQCSGLQGFLVFHSFGGGTGSGFTSLLMERLSVEYSKKSKLEFSVYPAPRVSTAVVEPYNSILTTHTTLEHSDCSFMVDNEAIYDICNRNLDIERPTYTNLNRLIGQIVSSITASLRFDGALNVDLTEFQTNLVPYPRIHFPLTTYAPIISAEKAYHEQLSVPEITNACFEFSNQMVKCDPRRGKYMACCLLYRGDVVPKDVNAAIAAIKTRRSIQFVDWCPTGFKVGINYQPPTVVPGGDLAKVQRAVCMLSNTTAIAEAWARLDHKFDLMYAKRAFVHWYVGEGMEEGEFSEAREDLAALEKDYEEVGRDSADGEEYDEE, from the exons ATG AGGGAGTGTATTTCTGTCCACATCGGCCAGGCTGGTGTCCAGATGGGCAATTCCTGTTGGGAACTGTATTGCCTGGAGCATGGGATTGAGCCAGATGGCATTGTCTCCTCCGGGCAAGCAGACTCTTCCTTTGGGACCTTCTTCAGTGAGACAGGATCAGGGAAGCATGTGCCCAGAGCAATATTTGTTGACCTGGAGCCCACTGTCATTG ATGAGATCAGGACTGGGACCTACCGCACGCTCTTCCACCCGGAGCAGCTTATCAGTGGCAAAGAAGATGCTGCCAACAACTATGCTCGGGGCCACTACACCATTGGGAAGGAGATCATTGACTCGGTTGTCGACAGGGCTCGTAAAATG ACGGACCAGTGCAGTGGACTCCAAGGGTTCCTGGTCTTCCACAGCTTTGGGGGAGGCACAGGCTCTGGGTTCACCTCCCTCCTCATGGAGCGGCTCTCCGTGGAGTACAGCAAGAAGTCCAAGCTGGAATTCTCTGTGTACCCAGCCCCGCGGGTCTCCACAGCAGTGGTGGAGCCCTACAACTCCATCCTCACCACCCACACCACCCTGGAGCACTCAGACTGCTCCTTCATGGTGGACAACGAAGCCATCTATGACATCTGCAACCGCAACCTGGACATTGAGCGTCCCACCTACACCAACCTCAACAGGCTGATTGGGCAAATCGTCTCCTCCATCACGGCCTCCTTGAGATTTGATGGTGCTCTGAATGTTGACCTGACTGAGTTTCAGACCAACCTGGTGCCCTACCCACGAATACACTTCCCGCTCACAACCTATGCACCCATCATCTCAGCAGAGAAAGCCTACCACGAGCAGCTGTCGGTGCCAGAGATCACCAACGCCTGCTTTGAGTTCTCCAACCAGATGGTGAAATGTGACCCACGCCGTGGCAAGTACATGGCATGCTGCCTGCTGTACCGGGGCGACGTGGTGCCTAAGGATGTGAACGCGGCCATTGCAGCCATTAAAACCCGCCGGTCGATCCAGTTTGTGGACTGGTGCCCCACAGGCTTCAAGGTGGGTATCAACTACCAGCCTCCCACGGTGGTGCCTGGAGGAGACCTGGCCAAGGTGCAGCGGGCTGTCTGCATGCTGAGCAACACCACGGCCATTGCGGAGGCGTGGGCCCGCCTGGACCACAAGTTTGACCTGATGTATGCCAAGCGAGCCTTTGTGCACTGGTACGTGGGGGAGGGCATGGAGGAGGGGGAGTTCTCGGAGGCTAGGGAGGACCTGGCTGCCCTGGAGAAGGATTATGaggaggttggaagggactcgGCAGATGGAGAGGAGTATGATGAGGAATAA
- the LOC127017065 gene encoding tubulin alpha-3 chain-like isoform X1: MQRECISVHIGQAGVQMGNSCWELYCLEHGIEPDGIVSSGQADSSFGTFFSETGSGKHVPRAIFVDLEPTVIDEIRTGTYRTLFHPEQLISGKEDAANNYARGHYTIGKEIIDSVVDRARKMTDQCSGLQGFLVFHSFGGGTGSGFTSLLMERLSVEYSKKSKLEFSVYPAPRVSTAVVEPYNSILTTHTTLEHSDCSFMVDNEAIYDICNRNLDIERPTYTNLNRLIGQIVSSITASLRFDGALNVDLTEFQTNLVPYPRIHFPLTTYAPIISAEKAYHEQLSVPEITNACFEFSNQMVKCDPRRGKYMACCLLYRGDVVPKDVNAAIAAIKTRRSIQFVDWCPTGFKVGINYQPPTVVPGGDLAKVQRAVCMLSNTTAIAEAWARLDHKFDLMYAKRAFVHWYVGEGMEEGEFSEAREDLAALEKDYEEVGRDSADGEEYDEE, from the exons ATGCAGAGGGAGTGTATTTCTGTCCACATCGGCCAGGCTGGTGTCCAGATGGGCAATTCCTGTTGGGAACTGTATTGCCTGGAGCATGGGATTGAGCCAGATGGCATTGTCTCCTCCGGGCAAGCAGACTCTTCCTTTGGGACCTTCTTCAGTGAGACAGGATCAGGGAAGCATGTGCCCAGAGCAATATTTGTTGACCTGGAGCCCACTGTCATTG ATGAGATCAGGACTGGGACCTACCGCACGCTCTTCCACCCGGAGCAGCTTATCAGTGGCAAAGAAGATGCTGCCAACAACTATGCTCGGGGCCACTACACCATTGGGAAGGAGATCATTGACTCGGTTGTCGACAGGGCTCGTAAAATG ACGGACCAGTGCAGTGGACTCCAAGGGTTCCTGGTCTTCCACAGCTTTGGGGGAGGCACAGGCTCTGGGTTCACCTCCCTCCTCATGGAGCGGCTCTCCGTGGAGTACAGCAAGAAGTCCAAGCTGGAATTCTCTGTGTACCCAGCCCCGCGGGTCTCCACAGCAGTGGTGGAGCCCTACAACTCCATCCTCACCACCCACACCACCCTGGAGCACTCAGACTGCTCCTTCATGGTGGACAACGAAGCCATCTATGACATCTGCAACCGCAACCTGGACATTGAGCGTCCCACCTACACCAACCTCAACAGGCTGATTGGGCAAATCGTCTCCTCCATCACGGCCTCCTTGAGATTTGATGGTGCTCTGAATGTTGACCTGACTGAGTTTCAGACCAACCTGGTGCCCTACCCACGAATACACTTCCCGCTCACAACCTATGCACCCATCATCTCAGCAGAGAAAGCCTACCACGAGCAGCTGTCGGTGCCAGAGATCACCAACGCCTGCTTTGAGTTCTCCAACCAGATGGTGAAATGTGACCCACGCCGTGGCAAGTACATGGCATGCTGCCTGCTGTACCGGGGCGACGTGGTGCCTAAGGATGTGAACGCGGCCATTGCAGCCATTAAAACCCGCCGGTCGATCCAGTTTGTGGACTGGTGCCCCACAGGCTTCAAGGTGGGTATCAACTACCAGCCTCCCACGGTGGTGCCTGGAGGAGACCTGGCCAAGGTGCAGCGGGCTGTCTGCATGCTGAGCAACACCACGGCCATTGCGGAGGCGTGGGCCCGCCTGGACCACAAGTTTGACCTGATGTATGCCAAGCGAGCCTTTGTGCACTGGTACGTGGGGGAGGGCATGGAGGAGGGGGAGTTCTCGGAGGCTAGGGAGGACCTGGCTGCCCTGGAGAAGGATTATGaggaggttggaagggactcgGCAGATGGAGAGGAGTATGATGAGGAATAA
- the LOC127016297 gene encoding tubulin alpha-3 chain — protein MRECISIHIGQAGVQMGNACWELYCLEHGIQADGTIPGPKQVKPVEPKSEQVDSSFETFFCETASGKHVPRAVFIDLEPTVIDEIRTGTYHALFHPEQLISGKEDAANNYARGHYTIGKEIIDTVLSRIRKMADQCSGLQGFLVFHSFGGGTGSGFTSLLMERLSVEYSKKSKLEFSVYPAPQVSTAVVEPYNSILTTHTTLEHSDCSFMVDNEAIYDICNRNLDIERPTYTNLNRLIGQIVSSVTASLRFNGALNVDLIEFQTNLVPYPRIHFPLTTYAPIISAEKAYHEQLSVPEITNACFEFSNQMVKCDPRRGKYMACCLLYRGDVVPKDVNAAIAAIKTRRSIQFVDWCPTGFKVGINYQPPTVVPGGDLAKVQRAVCMLSNTTAIAEAWARLDHKFDLMYAKRAFVHWYVGEGMEEGEFSEAREDLAALEKDYEEVGRDSADGEEEADEDEY, from the exons ATG AGGGAGTGCATTTCCATCCACATCGGGCAGGCTGGCGTGCAGATGGGCAAtgcctgctgggagctgtaCTGCCTTGAGCATGGGATCCAGGCGGATGGGACCATTCCTGGCCCCAAGCAGGTGAAACCTGTGGAGCCAAAGTCCGAACAAGTGGATTCTTCTTTCGAGACCTTCTTCTGTGAGACAGCGTCTGGGAAGCACGTGCCCCGGGCAGTGTTCATAGACTTGGAGCCCACCGTCATTG ATGAAATCAGGACTGGGACCTACCATGCGCTCTTCCACCCAGAGCAGCTCATCAGTGGCAAGGAAGATGCTGCCAACAACTATGCTCGGGGCCACTACACCATCGGAAAGGAAATTATAGACACTGTCCTCAGCAGAATTCGTAAAATG GCTGACCAGTGCAGTGGACTCCAAGGGTTCCTGGTCTTCCACAGCTTTGGGGGAGGCACAGGCTCCGGGTTCACCTCCCTCCTCATGGAGAGGCTCTCTGTGGAGTACAGCAAGAAGTCCAAGCTGGAATTCTCTGTGTACCCAGCCCCTCAGGTCTCCACAGCAGTGGTGGAGCCCTACAACTCCATCCTCACCACCCACACCACCCTGGAGCACTCAGACTGCTCCTTCATGGTGGACAACGAAGCCATCTATGACATCTGCAACCGCAACCTGGACATTGAGCGTCCCACCTACACCAACCTCAACAGGCTGATTGGGCAGATCGTCTCGTCAGTCACGGCCTCCTTGAGATTTAACGGTGCTTTGAATGTTGACCTGATTGAATTCCAGACCAACCTGGTGCCCTACCCACGAATACACTTCCCGCTCACGACCTATGCACCCATCATCTCAGCAGAGAAAGCCTACCACGAGCAGCTGTCGGTGCCAGAGATCACCAACGCCTGCTTTGAGTTCTCCAACCAGATGGTGAAATGCGACCCACGCCGTGGCAAGTACATGGCATGCTGCCTGCTGTACCGGGGCGACGTGGTGCCTAAGGATGTGAACGCGGCCATTGCAGCCATTAAAACCCGCCGGTCGATCCAGTTTGTGGACTGGTGCCCCACAGGCTTCAAGGTGGGTATCAACTACCAGCCTCCCACGGTGGTGCCTGGAGGAGACCTGGCCAAGGTGCAGCGGGCTGTCTGCATGCTGAGCAACACCACGGCCATTGCGGAGGCGTGGGCCCGCCTGGACCACAAGTTTGACCTGATGTATGCCAAGCGAGCCTTTGTGCACTGGTACGTGGGGGAGGGCATGGAGGAGGGGGAGTTTTCGGAGGCTAGGGAGGACCTGGCTGCCCTGGAGAAGGATTATGaggaggttggaagggactcgGCAGATGGAGAAGAAGAGGCTGATGAGGATGAGTATTAA